A genomic window from Caldicellulosiruptor kronotskyensis 2002 includes:
- a CDS encoding ABC transporter permease, with the protein MEVTFSKKETFQTRFKTFWKSMKKTKYLHLLALPGVLYYIIFHYIPMYGVIIAFKDYNFRKGILGSEWVGLKHFIRFFENPFFWRLIRNTVLINVYQIIFVFPLPILFALFLNELRDGFYKRFVQTVSYLPHFISLPAIIGMMVMFLSPTDGVVNMILQKMGLPTIYFMADPRWFRPLYIISDIWQHLGWGAIIYIAALSNVNPELYEGAVIDGATRVQMMRYISIPSIMPTIVIMLLLRIGHIMSLGAEKVLLMQSPLNYETSDVISTYVYRRGLVYGEYSYTTAIGLFNSLINLTILIIANKITKRVTETGLF; encoded by the coding sequence GTGGAAGTTACATTCTCAAAAAAAGAAACTTTTCAGACTCGCTTTAAAACTTTTTGGAAATCAATGAAAAAGACTAAGTATCTTCATCTATTGGCTTTACCAGGTGTTCTTTATTACATAATTTTTCATTATATTCCGATGTATGGAGTAATTATTGCATTTAAAGATTATAACTTTAGAAAAGGTATTTTGGGTAGTGAATGGGTAGGGTTAAAACATTTTATAAGATTTTTCGAAAATCCGTTCTTTTGGAGATTAATAAGAAATACAGTTCTCATTAATGTTTATCAAATAATATTTGTATTTCCTCTGCCAATATTATTTGCTCTTTTTCTAAACGAACTTCGCGACGGCTTTTATAAGAGATTTGTCCAAACAGTTAGCTATTTACCTCACTTTATTTCTCTTCCTGCAATAATCGGTATGATGGTAATGTTTTTATCACCAACTGATGGTGTTGTAAATATGATACTTCAGAAGATGGGGCTGCCAACAATATATTTTATGGCTGACCCAAGATGGTTTAGACCGCTTTATATTATAAGCGATATATGGCAACATTTGGGATGGGGAGCAATAATTTATATAGCAGCGCTTAGTAATGTAAATCCGGAACTTTATGAGGGCGCTGTAATAGATGGAGCAACAAGAGTACAAATGATGAGGTATATCTCAATACCATCAATAATGCCTACCATTGTTATTATGCTTCTTTTGAGAATTGGGCACATTATGTCGCTGGGTGCAGAAAAGGTTTTACTTATGCAAAGTCCTCTTAATTATGAAACCTCAGATGTTATAAGTACATATGTCTACAGAAGGGGTCTTGTATATGGTGAGTATAGCTATACAACTGCAATAGGACTTTTTAACTCATTGATAAATCTCACAATTCTCATTATAGCAAATAAGATTACAAAAAGAGTTACAGAAACAGGACTCTTTTAG
- a CDS encoding carbohydrate ABC transporter permease, which translates to MVKDNSLSTKILTLIVHITMIFVLIVTLYPVLNVFASSLSSADANNRGIVTIFPIGFTLDSYKMIFTAGAVPRAFKNSVIYTVVGTLINLILTTSFAYPLSRKSLPLKSFYTWLVIITMYFSGGLIPLFILVKNLGLYDTMWALILPGAINTTNLIIMRTFFQNIPHELEESAYLDGANEFVIFTRIVLPLSKAALATVGLYYAVGHWNSWFNAMIFLSDQKKFPLQLVLRDIIMLAQTLQQAAEAGDLSARQELGLINAKGVKYATLFVSMVPMLAVYPFVQKYFVKGVMIGSLKD; encoded by the coding sequence ATGGTGAAAGATAATTCACTATCAACCAAAATTTTGACGTTAATTGTCCATATTACTATGATATTTGTGTTAATCGTAACTTTATATCCTGTGCTAAATGTGTTTGCTTCATCTTTAAGTAGTGCAGATGCAAACAACAGAGGAATAGTTACTATTTTTCCAATTGGTTTTACGTTAGATTCATACAAGATGATATTTACAGCGGGGGCAGTACCTCGAGCATTTAAAAACTCAGTTATTTATACTGTTGTAGGGACTTTGATAAATCTTATTTTGACTACTTCATTTGCTTATCCACTATCAAGAAAAAGTTTGCCGCTGAAGTCCTTTTATACTTGGCTTGTTATCATAACTATGTATTTTTCAGGTGGCTTAATTCCCCTTTTTATATTAGTAAAAAATTTAGGATTATATGACACAATGTGGGCATTGATATTGCCTGGAGCAATTAACACAACAAACCTTATCATAATGCGAACATTTTTCCAAAATATTCCACATGAATTAGAAGAGTCTGCTTATCTTGATGGAGCAAATGAATTTGTTATTTTTACAAGGATAGTCTTACCACTTTCAAAAGCAGCACTTGCAACTGTAGGTCTTTATTATGCTGTGGGGCATTGGAATTCTTGGTTTAATGCAATGATATTTTTAAGTGACCAAAAAAAATTTCCTTTGCAGCTTGTTTTAAGAGATATTATAATGCTTGCACAGACACTTCAGCAAGCAGCTGAAGCAGGTGATTTGAGTGCAAGGCAAGAGTTGGGTTTGATCAACGCAAAGGGGGTGAAATATGCAACACTCTTTGTTTCGATGGTTCCAATGTTGGCTGTTTATCCATTTGTACAGAAATATTTTGTTAAAGGTGTTATGATAGGTTCATTAAAAGATTAA
- a CDS encoding ABC transporter substrate-binding protein — translation MKGKKIFVIFLTITFLVSIVTLGFSFGKAATYKKLITITTHTTSSQPPAVTDLYKKKLREKFGIDLKTIYIPQSDYVTKMSLLFASNMAPDWIRALRPEYNLNEWIAAGYLIGFTTDEIKKKWPNYLKIWTKEEWDYLYKIVRYSDGKVYSFHGRRIAPVDMAFLYRKEIFDRYNLKFPTTVDEFYKTCIFLRQKTGKVVYLHANAVSGNLSLWAFTGIFLMYGLPELAPRQISYVDPLTKKFVPFAFNQNNYRQALILINKLYKAGCIWKEYATATRDQLDKFRTQGQGIIMWAYPANIGTYNNLYRNTDKDTNWVWSKDTPTAYPGKAYFFKRNPLHFADGHGFNSSISKEKLDRLLQYLNWALSEEGQIFHTYGEYGVTYKKEGNKYVYMDHIQTPTNPSGKYSLQDYGFPFAAPNGFMVAYPQAVETYAPIYAELAKTFMNRPKYYYIREEPMMYTKEEMAERAELESNIMAVVDEYCMKFVTGQLDPSNNKDWQQYLNVLNKVGLQRLITIRINAYNRAKK, via the coding sequence ATGAAAGGTAAAAAAATATTTGTGATTTTTCTGACAATTACTTTTTTAGTATCTATTGTAACTCTGGGATTTTCATTTGGAAAAGCAGCTACATATAAAAAGCTAATTACAATTACTACTCATACAACTTCGAGCCAACCACCAGCAGTTACAGATTTGTATAAAAAGAAATTGAGAGAAAAATTTGGCATTGATTTAAAAACAATATATATTCCTCAAAGTGACTATGTTACAAAAATGTCTTTGCTTTTTGCAAGTAATATGGCACCAGACTGGATACGTGCTTTAAGGCCTGAGTATAATTTAAATGAATGGATTGCAGCAGGATATTTGATTGGTTTTACCACGGATGAAATAAAAAAGAAATGGCCCAATTACCTAAAAATATGGACAAAGGAAGAATGGGATTACCTCTATAAAATAGTACGTTACAGTGATGGCAAGGTTTATTCTTTCCATGGTAGGCGCATAGCACCAGTGGATATGGCTTTCTTGTACAGAAAAGAGATATTTGATAGATATAATTTAAAGTTTCCAACCACAGTTGATGAGTTTTATAAAACATGTATATTCTTAAGACAGAAAACAGGTAAAGTTGTTTATCTGCACGCAAATGCAGTTTCTGGTAATTTAAGTCTTTGGGCTTTTACTGGGATATTCTTAATGTATGGTTTGCCTGAACTTGCACCAAGACAGATTTCTTATGTAGACCCACTTACCAAGAAATTTGTACCTTTTGCGTTCAATCAAAATAATTACCGTCAAGCTTTAATTTTAATAAATAAACTTTATAAAGCAGGTTGTATATGGAAGGAATATGCAACAGCAACTCGTGATCAGTTAGATAAGTTCAGAACCCAAGGGCAAGGAATAATTATGTGGGCATATCCTGCAAATATAGGAACTTACAACAATCTGTATAGAAATACAGATAAGGATACAAACTGGGTATGGTCTAAGGATACACCAACAGCATATCCTGGAAAAGCGTACTTTTTCAAGAGAAATCCTTTGCACTTTGCAGATGGTCATGGGTTTAATTCAAGCATCAGCAAAGAAAAGTTAGATAGACTTCTCCAGTATTTGAACTGGGCTCTTAGTGAAGAAGGTCAGATATTCCATACTTATGGTGAATATGGTGTTACTTATAAAAAGGAAGGAAACAAATACGTATATATGGACCATATTCAAACTCCAACCAATCCATCGGGTAAATATAGCTTACAAGACTATGGATTTCCATTTGCAGCACCGAACGGGTTTATGGTGGCATATCCTCAGGCTGTAGAAACATATGCTCCTATATATGCAGAACTTGCAAAAACGTTTATGAATAGGCCAAAGTATTACTACATCAGGGAAGAACCTATGATGTATACAAAAGAAGAAATGGCAGAAAGAGCTGAGTTAGAATCAAATATTATGGCAGTTGTGGATGAATATTGCATGAAGTTTGTAACAGGTCAGTTAGACCCAAGTAATAACAAAGATTGGCAACAATATCTGAATGTTCTCAATAAAGTTGGTCTACAACGCTTGATAACAATTAGGATAAATGCATACAATAGAGCTAAGAAGTAA
- a CDS encoding tyrosine-type recombinase/integrase produces the protein MGIEQFKIENLTAVLEDVLKFLKQQSELKNNSITFQEFVSYWFEAYAKIAVKQSTQKRYKELLKPAIQAIGSKPLSDVKPLDIQKIYISLTGKISDCTILKLHRLLHEIFKHAVMWEYISNNPVKKVLPPSPEKKVFDVWDAETAKRFLEVIRNETIYYPVLIALHTGMRAGEIVSLKWCDVNFEARIISVVKSVRNNRGLKTSDVKTKTSKRSVYINDVLYSELKNLYEITKPKPDDFVCPRLPTGNLTVEYLSKRFKKLVKRYNFPVIRFHDLRHTFATLMLSLGVNTKIVAEILGHSDIKLTADTYSHVLPTMQESAMKEFIKLWK, from the coding sequence ATGGGTATTGAACAGTTTAAAATTGAAAACTTAACAGCTGTACTGGAAGATGTTTTAAAGTTTTTAAAGCAACAATCTGAGCTAAAAAACAATTCTATAACATTTCAAGAATTTGTCAGTTACTGGTTTGAAGCTTATGCTAAGATAGCAGTTAAACAATCAACTCAAAAAAGATACAAAGAACTTTTAAAACCGGCTATACAGGCAATCGGTAGCAAACCTTTATCTGATGTAAAACCTTTAGATATTCAAAAAATTTATATCAGTCTAACTGGAAAAATATCCGATTGCACAATTCTCAAATTACACAGACTCTTGCATGAAATTTTCAAACATGCTGTAATGTGGGAATATATCAGTAATAATCCTGTGAAAAAGGTTTTGCCGCCGTCGCCTGAGAAAAAAGTATTTGATGTTTGGGATGCTGAAACTGCCAAAAGATTTTTAGAAGTTATCAGGAACGAAACCATTTACTATCCTGTGTTGATAGCTCTACATACAGGCATGAGGGCCGGAGAAATAGTATCGCTCAAATGGTGCGATGTTAATTTCGAGGCAAGGATAATTAGTGTAGTAAAATCAGTGCGAAACAATAGAGGATTAAAAACGTCAGATGTAAAAACAAAAACCTCAAAGCGTTCTGTTTATATCAATGATGTTTTGTACTCTGAACTTAAGAATCTATATGAAATCACCAAGCCAAAGCCTGATGATTTTGTCTGCCCAAGACTTCCTACTGGCAACCTGACTGTTGAATACTTGTCAAAAAGATTCAAAAAGTTAGTAAAAAGATATAACTTTCCAGTCATAAGATTCCACGATTTGCGTCACACTTTTGCAACGCTAATGTTGTCATTGGGAGTAAATACTAAAATTGTTGCTGAGATTTTAGGTCACAGCGACATCAAACTCACAGCTGATACTTACTCTCATGTCCTACCAACTATGCAGGAAAGTGCAATGAAGGAATTTATTAAGCTTTGGAAATAA
- a CDS encoding helix-turn-helix domain-containing protein produces MKIGKREIKKMEMAEKIKYYFFEKEMSVTEVAKRIGISRQTVYNYINKYGLIDIEEFEKERERRKQESKRRKIEYIKNYIKNKRLQKRVELLKKECAELLEKGVISESDIWDFVVSDKKYLDSIVAMQHYKDSLYLSFEERRMTPWTRFWESIANCYKYIGGGKYVRMDSVNGALVPTCLPKVIKSPNFAGRRRKGRTDIEIAQEVIA; encoded by the coding sequence ATGAAAATTGGCAAAAGAGAAATCAAAAAAATGGAAATGGCAGAGAAAATAAAGTATTACTTTTTCGAAAAGGAAATGTCAGTCACAGAAGTAGCTAAAAGAATAGGAATCTCAAGACAGACTGTATATAACTATATCAATAAGTATGGACTAATAGACATTGAAGAGTTTGAAAAAGAAAGAGAGAGAAGAAAACAGGAATCTAAAAGAAGGAAAATCGAATACATTAAAAACTACATAAAGAATAAAAGACTACAAAAGAGAGTTGAACTGCTGAAAAAAGAATGTGCAGAACTGCTTGAGAAAGGCGTAATTTCTGAGTCGGACATATGGGACTTTGTAGTATCAGATAAAAAGTATCTGGACTCAATTGTAGCAATGCAGCATTACAAGGATTCTCTGTACCTATCCTTTGAAGAGAGAAGAATGACTCCATGGACAAGATTCTGGGAATCAATTGCTAACTGCTACAAATATATTGGCGGTGGCAAGTATGTGCGTATGGATAGTGTGAACGGTGCACTTGTGCCAACTTGTCTGCCAAAAGTAATTAAATCCCCTAATTTTGCAGGCAGAAGAAGAAAAGGTAGAACTGATATAGAAATTGCACAGGAAGTAATAGCCTAA
- a CDS encoding PrgI family mobile element protein — translation MRTFQVPFEREFEDKIFFGVLTLRQFVIIAIFIATPVVLALFARSLILFVTLVPVSMVLGLAIAFVKIKGDTLTKYFRRIISFYTAQRTFLYRRRK, via the coding sequence ATGCGAACATTTCAGGTACCTTTTGAGAGGGAGTTTGAAGATAAGATTTTTTTTGGAGTCTTGACATTAAGACAATTTGTAATTATTGCTATTTTTATTGCTACTCCAGTAGTTCTTGCTCTTTTTGCTCGTTCGTTAATCTTGTTTGTAACCCTTGTTCCGGTATCAATGGTTTTAGGGCTTGCAATTGCATTTGTGAAGATAAAAGGCGACACACTTACAAAATATTTCAGGCGAATAATATCGTTTTACACCGCACAGCGAACATTTCTGTACAGGAGGAGAAAATAG
- a CDS encoding VirB4 family type IV secretion system protein, with amino-acid sequence MKLKTKNKNLSKNTAQLKHENSMFELTPDIFDLFLPDAFQENVDYIYLGPENYCRVYVLDIDYPGEMYIGFFDSLLDKGEIAISVFIEPRDTGEAIKDITRRINAMKSNAMLQRGEPDYKLLAQIEWYDALRSSLQRSLEKILMTQVFIVVYAKTLEKLKEDCIRITKFAESLGLNMRCLSFEQQKGFLSSLPLGPRNLRYFEKFRLMTTSSTACLFPVGNTDITYDEGFYIGYNVITNSPVFYNQFDKQLPNPHMAIFGTTGAGKSTTMKTMLGRMAAYGYNICVLDPEREYEKIITMLGGKYIRIKPGEKLGINPFDVEVEEEEGKRFIDLNSKVADIRFILNIISEYYVGKKLDGVQMAAIERIVRKLYYDRGITSDPDSLYTSARMDEKGQLLVGKIKKQLPTLSDLREELYKESETQALAKAMEVFVGEGSLSLFDCQTTIDADDKIIAFDLKEFERDNFLKFFASVNILSWIWNKFSNAKLKGQKKVVIFDEAWMFTRYQASAEYLEFISRKGRKYKISLMIASQTLLEFLMNDTGRAIINMCASKFLMRQESDMAAQIAEFFRLSERTTEIITSSDKGQGILINPREKIFVQITPFDFEWEYVTT; translated from the coding sequence ATGAAATTGAAGACAAAGAACAAGAACTTAAGCAAGAATACCGCACAGCTCAAACATGAAAACAGTATGTTTGAACTAACACCTGATATATTTGATTTGTTCTTGCCTGATGCATTTCAAGAAAATGTTGACTATATCTATCTTGGTCCAGAAAACTACTGCAGGGTGTATGTGCTTGATATTGACTATCCAGGCGAAATGTATATAGGCTTTTTTGACAGCCTTCTTGACAAAGGAGAAATAGCTATTTCAGTATTTATTGAGCCAAGGGACACAGGGGAAGCTATCAAAGATATTACAAGAAGAATTAACGCAATGAAATCAAACGCAATGCTTCAAAGAGGTGAACCTGATTACAAGCTTTTAGCACAGATAGAATGGTATGACGCTCTGAGGTCGTCACTGCAAAGAAGCCTTGAGAAAATTCTTATGACACAGGTATTTATTGTTGTGTACGCAAAAACTCTTGAAAAACTGAAAGAAGATTGTATCAGGATAACAAAATTTGCAGAATCTTTGGGACTTAACATGCGATGTTTGTCATTCGAGCAGCAAAAAGGTTTTTTATCAAGCCTTCCGCTTGGTCCAAGAAACTTGAGATACTTTGAAAAGTTCAGACTAATGACTACATCTTCTACAGCCTGCCTGTTCCCAGTAGGAAACACAGACATAACATATGATGAAGGTTTTTACATCGGCTACAACGTGATAACAAACAGCCCAGTGTTTTATAACCAGTTTGACAAACAACTTCCCAATCCCCACATGGCAATTTTCGGAACAACGGGTGCAGGGAAGTCAACAACAATGAAAACTATGCTCGGGAGAATGGCAGCGTATGGCTACAACATATGTGTTCTTGACCCTGAACGTGAATACGAAAAGATAATAACCATGCTTGGCGGAAAGTATATAAGGATAAAACCAGGGGAAAAGCTTGGTATAAACCCGTTTGATGTTGAGGTTGAAGAGGAAGAAGGAAAAAGGTTTATAGACCTTAACTCGAAGGTTGCAGATATAAGGTTTATTTTAAACATCATTTCTGAATACTATGTTGGAAAGAAACTTGACGGTGTTCAGATGGCGGCAATTGAAAGAATTGTAAGAAAACTTTATTATGACAGAGGTATAACATCCGACCCTGACAGCCTTTATACTTCAGCCAGAATGGATGAAAAAGGACAGCTTCTTGTAGGAAAAATCAAAAAGCAGCTTCCAACGCTATCCGACTTGAGAGAAGAGCTTTATAAAGAAAGCGAAACACAGGCTTTAGCAAAAGCTATGGAGGTTTTTGTTGGTGAAGGGTCGTTATCGCTTTTTGACTGTCAGACAACAATCGATGCTGATGATAAAATCATTGCGTTTGACTTAAAAGAATTTGAACGTGACAATTTCTTGAAGTTTTTTGCTTCTGTCAATATACTCAGCTGGATATGGAACAAGTTTTCAAACGCAAAGTTAAAAGGTCAAAAGAAAGTAGTAATATTTGATGAGGCATGGATGTTTACAAGATATCAGGCTTCAGCTGAGTATTTAGAATTTATCTCACGTAAAGGTCGAAAGTATAAAATATCTTTGATGATAGCTTCTCAGACACTGCTTGAATTTCTCATGAACGACACAGGAAGAGCAATTATAAACATGTGCGCAAGCAAATTCTTAATGCGACAGGAAAGCGACATGGCAGCACAGATTGCTGAGTTTTTCAGACTGTCAGAACGAACAACAGAAATCATAACCTCAAGTGACAAAGGACAGGGAATCCTTATCAACCCAAGAGAGAAAATATTTGTGCAAATAACACCTTTTGACTTTGAGTGGGAATACGTAACAACATAA
- a CDS encoding ABC-three component system protein: protein MRRKIPSHIQKAVLLRSGNRCAICKAELATIEENCVHIIAEIAHIIGYSSEGPRGSCDLSESALNSYENLIVVCRNCHTKIDNAEERYTVEKLKEIKIEHEKWVKSRLNNPLIDVSYDHFGDIVEELVKRKIADINPEDYDIPSLKEKIRRNTLSEDVIELLLTGLCSSKKLGQYLNERVQDGYPEYLEACIRQKYLELKVKEKLSVNDIFYALWDYVRNGRTSFEYQRAALGIVTYYFERCVVFEK from the coding sequence TTGAGAAGAAAAATACCGTCGCACATACAAAAAGCAGTATTATTAAGAAGCGGTAACAGATGTGCTATTTGTAAAGCAGAATTAGCAACAATAGAAGAAAATTGTGTTCATATAATAGCTGAAATTGCTCATATAATAGGATACAGCAGCGAAGGACCCCGTGGCAGTTGTGATTTGTCAGAATCGGCTCTGAATAGTTACGAAAATCTAATTGTTGTTTGTAGGAATTGTCACACAAAAATAGATAATGCAGAGGAACGATATACAGTGGAAAAATTAAAGGAAATCAAAATAGAACATGAGAAGTGGGTAAAAAGTAGATTGAATAATCCTTTAATTGATGTTTCCTATGACCATTTTGGTGATATTGTTGAAGAATTAGTAAAACGGAAAATAGCAGATATTAATCCAGAAGACTATGATATACCTTCTTTAAAGGAAAAGATAAGAAGAAATACCCTATCTGAAGATGTTATAGAGCTGTTGCTGACAGGGCTTTGCAGCTCGAAAAAATTAGGTCAATATTTGAACGAAAGAGTTCAAGATGGATACCCAGAATACTTAGAAGCTTGTATAAGACAGAAATATCTTGAATTGAAAGTTAAAGAGAAACTATCTGTAAATGATATATTTTATGCATTGTGGGATTATGTAAGAAACGGAAGAACGTCTTTTGAATATCAGAGAGCAGCTTTAGGTATAGTTACATATTATTTTGAAAGATGTGTGGTGTTTGAGAAATGA
- a CDS encoding ABC-three component system middle component 6 — MIFPNKTTKLSYSLLGCGSYILQELKNPQTVSALWEKVKIKYKELKNFEKFILTLDFLYILGMIEFENGLLRRSKEDD; from the coding sequence ATGATTTTTCCAAATAAGACTACGAAATTATCCTATTCTCTACTGGGCTGCGGAAGCTATATTCTACAAGAACTTAAAAACCCTCAGACAGTTTCAGCTTTATGGGAAAAAGTAAAGATAAAATATAAAGAGCTTAAGAATTTTGAAAAATTTATTTTAACTTTAGACTTTTTGTACATATTGGGAATGATAGAGTTTGAAAATGGGCTTCTCAGGAGGAGTAAAGAAGATGATTAA
- a CDS encoding DUF2326 domain-containing protein, with the protein MIKAIRSDKSSFKNIEFQKGFNVILAERTKEASNKDSRNGLGKTTLIEIIHFCLGGNLNSLNTLKSKELKDWTFIMDLTLRKKDYVVARKTSDPSKVILKGDFNDWPIKPNYDSKKNEFIMNVKDWVKVLGYLMFDIPFEINNEKKYKLSFRSLISYFVRHGKGAYLSPFKHFEQQKEFDIQIHQAFLLGLNWEYARELQLLKDEKKNIDSLRRMAEEGFLVEYFGEKGSLDKGLLEAELVNLTSELEELNNQLRTFRVHPQYYVIQGECDKITSEIHSLRDKRHLLISLKKRYEDSIEEEKDVSIDHIKNVYEECGILLKEYVVKKIEEVLEFHKKITANRKEYLYSEIERLDKEINKIEKEIEKKSEQRAELMKILETHGALEEFAKLQQRASVLSQRIEEIKSRIEYINEFENKISQWKIKKEELLNKMRQDFKERELKRREIITYFNKNIEYLYEEPGLLGIEVSDDGYRFKIEMKRAKSQGISNMQIFCYDLALMQLRSIYEDMPGFLIHDSIIFDGVDERQKARALELAYKESIERGFQYICTLNSDMIPINEFSSEMQQKFKSSIRAIFTDSTDDGGLLGVRF; encoded by the coding sequence ATGATTAAAGCTATAAGGAGTGATAAAAGTAGTTTTAAAAATATAGAATTTCAAAAAGGTTTCAATGTTATTTTGGCTGAGAGGACAAAAGAAGCAAGCAACAAAGATTCCAGAAATGGTCTTGGAAAAACTACTTTGATAGAAATAATACATTTTTGTTTAGGAGGTAACTTAAATAGTTTAAATACTCTTAAATCAAAAGAATTAAAAGATTGGACTTTTATTATGGATTTGACATTACGTAAAAAAGATTATGTAGTTGCAAGAAAAACAAGTGATCCTTCCAAAGTGATATTAAAAGGGGATTTTAATGACTGGCCAATAAAACCTAATTATGATAGTAAAAAAAATGAATTTATAATGAATGTGAAAGATTGGGTTAAAGTTTTAGGTTATTTAATGTTTGATATTCCGTTTGAAATCAATAATGAAAAAAAATACAAGCTCTCTTTTAGAAGTTTGATTTCATACTTTGTAAGACATGGGAAAGGTGCTTATTTGAGTCCATTTAAACATTTTGAACAACAAAAAGAATTTGATATTCAAATACACCAAGCATTTTTGTTAGGACTTAATTGGGAGTATGCCCGGGAACTTCAATTGTTAAAAGATGAAAAGAAAAATATTGATAGTTTAAGAAGAATGGCTGAAGAAGGATTTTTAGTCGAATATTTTGGAGAAAAAGGTTCATTAGATAAAGGTTTACTTGAAGCTGAGCTTGTAAATCTTACAAGTGAACTTGAAGAACTTAATAATCAGCTGAGAACCTTCAGAGTGCATCCTCAGTATTACGTAATCCAGGGAGAATGCGATAAAATTACTTCCGAAATTCATAGCTTGCGTGATAAAAGACACTTGTTGATTTCTCTCAAAAAAAGATATGAAGATAGTATAGAAGAAGAGAAGGATGTTTCTATAGACCATATTAAAAACGTTTACGAGGAATGTGGAATACTTTTGAAAGAATATGTTGTAAAGAAAATTGAAGAGGTGTTAGAATTCCATAAAAAAATTACAGCTAACAGAAAAGAGTATCTCTACAGCGAAATAGAAAGATTGGACAAAGAAATAAATAAAATTGAAAAGGAAATTGAAAAAAAGAGTGAACAAAGAGCAGAATTGATGAAAATTTTGGAAACCCATGGGGCGTTAGAAGAATTTGCAAAATTGCAACAGAGAGCTTCTGTTTTATCTCAAAGAATTGAAGAAATAAAAAGTAGAATTGAGTATATCAATGAGTTTGAGAATAAAATAAGTCAGTGGAAGATAAAGAAAGAAGAATTATTAAATAAAATGAGGCAGGACTTTAAAGAAAGAGAATTAAAGAGGAGAGAAATTATAACTTATTTCAACAAAAATATTGAGTATCTATATGAAGAGCCCGGACTTTTAGGTATTGAAGTTTCTGATGATGGCTATAGATTTAAGATTGAAATGAAAAGAGCAAAAAGTCAGGGAATAAGTAATATGCAGATATTTTGTTATGATTTAGCTTTAATGCAATTAAGAAGTATTTATGAAGACATGCCAGGATTTTTAATTCACGATAGTATTATATTTGACGGTGTAGATGAGAGACAAAAAGCAAGGGCTTTGGAGTTAGCATATAAAGAGTCTATTGAAAGAGGATTCCAGTATATTTGTACTTTGAATTCAGATATGATACCGATAAATGAATTTTCATCTGAGATGCAGCAAAAGTTTAAAAGTTCAATTCGGGCTATATTTACCGACAGTACAGACGATGGCGGTCTTTTGGGGGTTAGATTTTAG